One Solanum pennellii chromosome 9, SPENNV200 DNA segment encodes these proteins:
- the LOC107030796 gene encoding proteinase inhibitor I-B-like isoform X1 gives MSFTHYTIKLNKSKMEGKNILKLSHVLAFLLLASLFQSLMARDLISDGIEVLQFPVENDGEFVFCPGKLSWPELVGKSAGYAKQVIQKENPIVHDVRLLFPGMVKPLNYVCGRVFLVVNFKLIVQVTPSMG, from the exons ATGAGTTTTACACATtacacaattaaattaaataaaagcaaAATGGAGGGAAAGAATATCCTCAAGTTATCTCATGTGCTTGCTTTCTTGCTTCTTGCATCAC TTTTTCAATCACTGATGGCAAGAGATTTGATTAGTGATGGCATAGAAGTACTACAATTTCCAGTGGAAAATGATGGTGAATTTGTGTTTTGCCCAG gtAAGCTATCATGGCCTGAACTTGTTGGAAAATCAGCAGGATATGCAAAACAAGTAATTCAAAAGGAAAATCCCATAGTTCATGATGTTAGGCTTCTATTTCCTGGTATGGTTAAGCCACTTAATTATGTTTGTGGCAGAGTTTTTCTGGTTGTTAACTTTAAACTCATTGTTCAAGTTACTCCCTCTATGGGTTag